In Candidatus Desulfofervidus auxilii, one genomic interval encodes:
- a CDS encoding tetratricopeptide repeat protein produces the protein MIQKLYLKPNSEIPLEKFSSLFPQLSIFSEIYLFIEDFKSCFSYVFEFAKLLKNFLQKYPFCKVHLNLVHPFDAELRPFYLMFSELVNPFNLEGYTYQVTPRLIIFPVLCFPPFPESAEFLGFLEQKFMPPGVLIREEHYSLASEKIERIFLASHKDHLLSLGYQELLSVLLEKMREQNEDILNPCTSTLIIDEKGNFFSCLAAYQNHIVSGNLLKNAYERQSIKELCPQCKYQLISTLENTPLVSKSELSNLHFRFGLSYFGLQKLELALSHFFKALEFSPEEEHGDVYLYLGLCKANLGEYALAIDYLKKANIWNYNAYFYLGFSYFQQREYLKAQDALEKALSLNPPLEDKLSIALYLATTYRELQRFEKAIILLQELVKVAPEVREIHNLMGICYFKEKDYQEASECFQKAINLAPDSAIDYANLGLCLKALGKKEQAKFYCQKALSLDPSLDFAQKALEELAR, from the coding sequence ATGATTCAAAAGCTCTATTTAAAACCAAATTCAGAAATCCCTTTAGAAAAATTTTCTTCCCTTTTCCCTCAACTAAGTATTTTTAGCGAAATTTATCTGTTTATAGAGGATTTTAAATCCTGTTTTTCTTATGTTTTTGAATTTGCCAAATTGCTCAAGAATTTCTTACAAAAATATCCCTTTTGTAAAGTCCATTTAAATTTGGTGCATCCCTTTGATGCAGAATTAAGACCATTTTATCTTATGTTCTCAGAGTTGGTAAACCCCTTTAATCTAGAAGGTTATACCTATCAAGTCACTCCCAGGTTAATCATTTTTCCTGTTCTTTGCTTCCCACCTTTTCCAGAGAGTGCAGAGTTTTTGGGATTTTTAGAGCAAAAATTTATGCCTCCTGGGGTATTGATAAGAGAAGAACATTATAGTTTGGCCTCTGAGAAAATAGAAAGGATATTTTTGGCTTCACACAAAGACCATCTGCTTTCATTGGGTTACCAGGAATTGCTTTCTGTGCTTTTAGAAAAGATGCGGGAACAAAATGAAGACATATTGAATCCTTGCACTTCAACCCTTATTATAGATGAAAAGGGAAATTTCTTTTCCTGCCTTGCTGCTTACCAAAATCATATTGTTTCAGGTAATTTGTTAAAAAATGCATATGAGCGGCAATCAATAAAGGAATTATGTCCTCAATGTAAATATCAACTCATTTCTACTTTGGAAAACACCCCTTTGGTTAGTAAGAGTGAATTGAGCAACCTCCATTTTCGTTTTGGTCTTAGCTATTTTGGCTTGCAGAAATTAGAGTTGGCCTTAAGCCACTTTTTTAAAGCCCTAGAATTTAGTCCAGAAGAAGAACATGGTGATGTATATCTCTATCTTGGTCTATGTAAGGCCAATTTGGGTGAATATGCCTTGGCTATTGATTACTTAAAAAAGGCCAATATTTGGAATTACAATGCCTATTTTTACCTTGGATTTTCCTATTTCCAACAAAGGGAATATTTAAAGGCACAAGATGCCTTAGAAAAGGCACTGTCTTTAAATCCACCTTTAGAAGATAAACTCTCTATCGCCCTTTATTTAGCTACTACTTATAGAGAATTACAGAGGTTTGAAAAAGCCATAATCTTGCTTCAGGAATTAGTAAAAGTAGCTCCAGAAGTGAGAGAAATACACAATTTGATGGGAATTTGTTATTTTAAGGAGAAGGATTACCAAGAGGCATCGGAGTGTTTTCAAAAGGCAATTAATCTGGCCCCTGATTCTGCCATCGATTATGCCAATTTAGGCTTGTGCTTAAAGGCTTTAGGTAAAAAAGAGCAGGCCAAGTTTTACTGCCAAAAGGCGTTATCGTTAGACCCTTCTTTAGATTTTGCCCAAAAAGCATTAGAAGAGCTTGCCAGGTAA
- a CDS encoding IS110 family transposase, producing the protein MKRLSGGIDIGSDNHHIIIMDDEEQILYDQKIAHKFSEFYKAVREFREIEKREGGIISFAIEGKNGYGAPFDRILIESGFTLYNVDNLKLKQFRNVFGAEWRNDKRDAKMLAKMLKLRDYLDAENEKAFIAVEKATKINEKLKILSRHQQTLIDEKIRLQNRLRKRLLEVSPEILEIGDTDSKKMLRLLVRYPDFSRYK; encoded by the coding sequence GTGAAAAGGTTATCTGGAGGAATCGATATTGGCAGTGATAATCATCACATAATTATCATGGATGATGAAGAACAGATTTTGTATGACCAGAAGATAGCACACAAATTCAGTGAATTTTATAAGGCAGTTAGAGAATTTAGAGAGATTGAGAAAAGAGAAGGTGGGATAATATCATTTGCAATTGAAGGAAAGAATGGATACGGAGCACCATTTGATCGGATACTTATAGAGAGCGGATTCACCTTATACAATGTAGATAATTTAAAATTAAAACAATTTCGGAATGTATTTGGGGCAGAATGGCGTAACGATAAAAGGGACGCAAAAATGTTAGCAAAAATGCTGAAATTAAGAGATTATTTAGACGCTGAAAATGAAAAGGCATTCATTGCGGTAGAGAAGGCAACAAAAATCAATGAAAAGTTAAAGATTCTGTCTCGGCATCAACAAACCCTGATAGATGAGAAGATAAGGTTGCAAAACAGGCTTCGAAAAAGGCTATTAGAAGTATCTCCTGAGATATTAGAGATTGGTGATACAGACAGCAAGAAGATGTTGAGGCTTCTGGTAAGGTATCCTGATTTTTCGAGATATAAG
- the ispH gene encoding 4-hydroxy-3-methylbut-2-enyl diphosphate reductase: protein MRIFLAKKAGFCMGVKRAVDLVFKTARQHKNHPVFTLGPIIHNPQVLHLLEKQGVRTIDAPEQVPPGSIVIIRAHGVPLGVKNKLSQQKVVIIDATCPRVLKVQQLIKQYCQRGYQPIIVGEREHPEVKGLCSYAQNKAWTIGSEEDIKKLPQAQKVLVVAQTTQNERLFKRLAELIKKRYPEVKVFNTVCNSTHDRQEEVRDMAKKVEAVVVVGGKMSGNTRRLAQIGNEAGLNTYHIETEDELNPEEITKFKTIGVTAGASTPYWLIRRVIFRLEDILSRNIPLWWRIPYKLTKLFLLTNFWAALGGASLAIIGSRLNGLNPSRAGLIAFTYLWAMHVLNHLTSLEMTRLTDPARVRFYEKNRLLFSTLGVICILISLKLSKPWPLAFFTMIFLITSGLIYNIEIPILKCKLKDLPASKTIFVPLAWGFVSGIFPLFLKTPITLSFWPFLVFVYLSALAFIRTCCFDLLDIQGDQMVGRETLPIILGEKNSFKLLYIMTAALIIFTILLAFTGYFPKYTLFYSVILSFFGLYLYQIEKKYLRPGVLPDALIDGQFMLMALGSFYG, encoded by the coding sequence ATGAGAATATTTTTAGCTAAAAAGGCAGGTTTTTGCATGGGGGTGAAAAGGGCGGTAGATTTAGTGTTTAAAACAGCCAGGCAGCACAAAAATCATCCTGTATTTACTTTAGGACCCATTATTCATAATCCCCAAGTGTTACATTTATTAGAAAAACAGGGAGTAAGAACCATTGATGCCCCAGAGCAAGTTCCACCAGGAAGTATAGTGATAATTCGCGCTCATGGTGTGCCTCTAGGAGTGAAAAACAAACTCTCTCAGCAAAAAGTGGTTATTATAGATGCAACCTGTCCTCGAGTGCTCAAGGTGCAGCAACTCATTAAGCAATATTGCCAAAGGGGTTATCAACCTATTATTGTTGGTGAGAGAGAACATCCTGAAGTAAAAGGCCTTTGTAGTTATGCCCAGAATAAAGCATGGACAATAGGGAGTGAAGAAGATATAAAAAAATTACCTCAGGCCCAAAAAGTATTAGTGGTAGCTCAGACAACTCAAAATGAGAGGTTATTTAAAAGGCTGGCTGAGCTTATAAAAAAACGTTATCCTGAAGTAAAAGTCTTTAATACGGTATGTAATTCTACGCATGATCGTCAAGAAGAAGTAAGGGATATGGCTAAAAAGGTAGAAGCGGTTGTAGTGGTGGGTGGGAAAATGAGTGGTAATACCAGAAGATTGGCCCAGATAGGGAATGAGGCAGGATTAAACACCTATCATATTGAAACAGAAGATGAACTTAATCCAGAGGAAATAACAAAGTTTAAAACTATAGGTGTCACAGCAGGTGCTTCCACTCCTTACTGGTTAATCAGACGTGTTATTTTTCGGTTAGAAGATATTTTATCCCGAAATATTCCTTTATGGTGGCGTATTCCTTATAAGTTAACCAAGTTGTTTTTATTGACTAATTTTTGGGCTGCCTTGGGTGGTGCATCTTTAGCCATTATAGGAAGTAGATTGAACGGTTTAAACCCCAGCAGGGCAGGATTAATAGCCTTTACTTATCTATGGGCTATGCATGTCTTAAACCATTTAACCAGTTTAGAAATGACCCGTCTCACCGACCCGGCTAGAGTAAGATTTTATGAAAAAAATCGGCTTTTGTTTTCTACTCTAGGTGTAATCTGCATTTTGATTTCCCTAAAACTTAGTAAACCCTGGCCACTAGCTTTTTTTACTATGATTTTTCTTATAACTAGTGGATTAATCTATAATATAGAAATCCCCATTTTAAAATGTAAGCTTAAGGATTTACCTGCCTCAAAAACCATCTTTGTCCCTTTAGCCTGGGGTTTTGTTTCAGGCATATTTCCTTTATTTTTAAAGACCCCTATCACTTTGTCTTTTTGGCCCTTTTTAGTATTTGTTTATCTTTCTGCCTTAGCCTTTATCCGCACTTGTTGTTTTGACCTGTTAGACATTCAAGGTGACCAAATGGTAGGGCGAGAAACATTACCTATTATTTTGGGCGAAAAAAACAGCTTTAAATTGCTTTATATAATGACTGCTGCCTTGATAATTTTTACAATCTTATTGGCATTCACAGGGTATTTTCCTAAATATACCCTTTTTTATAGTGTAATTTTAAGTTTTTTTGGGTTATATTTATATCAAATAGAGAAAAAATACCTTCGTCCTGGTGTTTTGCCAGATGCACTTATAGATGGTCAATTTATGCTTATGGCTTTAGGAAGTTTTTATGGATAA
- a CDS encoding glycosyltransferase yields the protein MPKVSIIIPTYNRAQFLKEAIESVFNQTYQNYELIVVDDGSEDNTKQIIARYKDRLTYTDIPHQGVSKARNTGVNLAKGEFICFLDSDDLWLPKKLEFQMAFFDSHPDALICQTEEIWVRNGIRVNPKKHCLKPSGMMFAQSLRRCLISPSAVMMHRRLFDLVGLFDESFLACEDYDLWLRVTARYPVYLLSLPLVIKRGGHSDQLSRKVEALDKWRIKAIEKMLVSGALTPKQYALAIKELRYKCEIYAKGCLKRGKIKEGLYYLNLPNNYARE from the coding sequence ATGCCCAAGGTTAGCATTATAATCCCTACTTATAACCGAGCTCAATTCTTAAAAGAAGCAATAGAATCAGTATTTAACCAGACTTATCAAAATTATGAACTAATTGTAGTAGATGATGGTTCAGAAGATAATACAAAACAGATTATAGCTCGGTATAAAGATAGATTAACCTATACTGATATTCCCCACCAGGGGGTAAGTAAAGCACGTAATACAGGTGTTAATTTAGCTAAAGGAGAATTTATTTGCTTTTTAGACTCAGATGACTTATGGTTACCTAAAAAATTAGAATTCCAGATGGCCTTTTTTGATTCTCACCCTGATGCCTTAATTTGTCAGACAGAAGAAATATGGGTCAGAAATGGAATAAGGGTCAATCCTAAAAAACACTGTCTTAAACCTTCAGGTATGATGTTTGCCCAAAGTCTAAGGAGATGTCTAATTAGCCCTTCAGCAGTAATGATGCACAGAAGGTTATTTGACCTAGTAGGATTATTTGATGAATCTTTTTTGGCATGTGAAGATTATGATTTATGGCTTAGAGTGACCGCAAGGTATCCTGTTTATCTTTTATCACTGCCTTTGGTAATAAAAAGGGGTGGGCATAGTGACCAGCTTTCTCGAAAGGTAGAGGCCTTAGATAAGTGGCGGATCAAGGCCATTGAGAAAATGTTAGTTAGTGGTGCACTTACTCCAAAGCAGTATGCTTTAGCCATAAAGGAGTTGCGTTATAAGTGTGAAATTTATGCTAAAGGTTGTTTAAAACGGGGTAAAATAAAAGAAGGTCTTTATTACCTGAACCTTCCTAATAATTACGCCAGGGAATGA
- a CDS encoding cation diffusion facilitator family transporter, translating into METSEKVALFSILVNVFLVIFKYVLAKISGSLALVADAVHSLSDVISSGAILIGIKISKRRSSSFPYGLYKVENLISLVVAFLILGAGFEIVKQTFSKGGVTYLRQIPIAIIGVCVTIIITYLFSRYEYKKGKQIGSPSIIADAQHIKTDMLSSLAILIGLFTESLGIGLDKFVALIIVLFIGKVALEILIDSIKVLLEASVDFATLDKVKSIALSEPRVAEVKNILGRSSGKYKFIELVIALKVHDLKTAHSISEQIEQKIKQQIPHVDHILIHYEPISKDVLIYTVPIDENQIDISDHFGDVPYFYFITLRKKDNRILEEKIISNPYAQEKKGRGIKVSEWLIKNGVDVVITRQRLEGRGPFYVLSDADIEIIPTQYKTIKEIKQALAKGSLEAE; encoded by the coding sequence ATGGAAACTAGCGAAAAGGTAGCCTTGTTTTCTATTCTGGTTAATGTGTTTTTAGTAATTTTTAAATATGTATTAGCTAAGATTTCAGGAAGTCTAGCCTTAGTAGCTGATGCTGTTCATTCTCTTTCTGATGTAATTTCTTCTGGGGCTATTCTTATAGGCATAAAAATTTCTAAACGGCGGTCATCTTCTTTTCCCTATGGGTTATACAAAGTTGAAAATCTCATTTCTTTGGTGGTGGCCTTCTTAATCCTTGGCGCTGGTTTTGAAATTGTGAAACAGACTTTTAGTAAAGGAGGGGTAACATATCTTCGCCAAATACCTATAGCTATAATTGGGGTGTGCGTAACTATAATTATTACCTATTTATTTTCTAGATATGAATACAAAAAAGGAAAACAAATAGGCTCTCCCAGTATTATAGCCGATGCCCAACATATTAAGACAGACATGTTATCCTCTTTGGCTATTTTAATTGGACTGTTCACAGAAAGCCTAGGGATTGGTTTGGATAAATTTGTGGCTTTAATTATAGTGCTCTTTATTGGCAAAGTGGCTTTAGAAATCTTGATAGATAGTATTAAAGTGCTTTTAGAAGCATCTGTGGATTTTGCTACTTTAGATAAAGTAAAAAGTATTGCTTTATCCGAGCCCCGGGTGGCTGAGGTAAAAAATATTTTAGGAAGGAGTTCAGGAAAGTATAAGTTTATTGAATTAGTAATAGCACTTAAAGTTCACGACTTAAAAACAGCCCATTCAATTAGTGAGCAAATTGAACAAAAAATCAAACAGCAAATTCCCCATGTAGACCATATCTTAATCCACTATGAGCCTATATCTAAAGATGTCTTGATTTACACTGTTCCTATAGACGAAAACCAGATTGATATTTCAGACCATTTTGGAGATGTGCCATACTTTTATTTTATTACCTTAAGGAAAAAAGATAATCGTATATTAGAAGAAAAAATTATTTCTAACCCCTATGCTCAAGAAAAGAAAGGAAGAGGTATAAAAGTAAGTGAATGGTTGATTAAAAACGGCGTGGATGTAGTAATAACTAGACAAAGATTAGAAGGTCGGGGGCCATTTTATGTCCTTTCTGATGCAGATATTGAGATTATCCCTACTCAATATAAGACTATTAAAGAAATTAAACAGGCCTTGGCAAAAGGAAGTTTAGAGGCTGAATAG
- a CDS encoding transposase: KRLKSISGVGTKLSSRLVGEIGDINRFKNERQLAIYCGVACIDDESGKHKRTRVVYKANKICKATMIEIAGCTIRYVSESATYYAKKRTEGKEHNHALRCLARQLIKVLFKMLKEDRDYILKEEMEKAA; encoded by the coding sequence AAGCGTTTAAAAAGTATCTCAGGAGTAGGAACAAAGCTTTCAAGCAGATTGGTCGGAGAAATTGGAGATATCAATAGATTTAAAAACGAGAGGCAACTTGCGATCTATTGTGGTGTAGCCTGTATAGATGATGAGTCTGGTAAACACAAAAGGACAAGAGTTGTATATAAGGCTAATAAGATATGTAAAGCAACTATGATTGAAATTGCGGGCTGCACAATTCGGTATGTTTCAGAATCCGCTACTTACTATGCTAAAAAACGGACTGAAGGGAAAGAGCATAACCATGCCTTGCGCTGCCTTGCTAGACAATTGATAAAAGTTCTTTTTAAGATGTTAAAAGAAGATCGAGACTATATCTTAAAGGAGGAAATGGAGAAGGCTGCTTAA
- a CDS encoding IS110 family transposase produces MKRLSGGIDIGSDNHHIIIMDDEEQILYDQKIAHKFSEFYKAVREFREIEKREGGIISFAIEGKNGYGAPFDRILIESGFTLYNVDNLKLKQFRNVFGAEWRNDKRDAKMLAKMLKLRDYLDAENEKAFIAVEKATKINEKLKILSRHQQTLIDEKIRLQNRLRKRLLEVCPEILEIGDTDSKKMLRLLVRYPDFSRYK; encoded by the coding sequence GTGAAAAGGTTATCTGGAGGAATCGATATTGGCAGTGATAATCATCACATAATTATCATGGATGATGAAGAACAGATTTTGTATGACCAGAAGATAGCACACAAATTCAGTGAATTTTATAAGGCAGTTAGAGAATTTAGAGAGATTGAGAAAAGAGAAGGTGGGATAATATCATTTGCAATTGAAGGAAAGAATGGATACGGAGCACCATTTGATCGGATACTTATAGAGAGCGGATTCACCTTATACAATGTAGATAATTTAAAATTAAAACAATTTCGGAATGTATTTGGGGCAGAATGGCGTAACGATAAAAGGGACGCAAAAATGTTAGCAAAAATGCTGAAATTAAGAGATTATTTAGACGCTGAAAATGAAAAGGCATTCATTGCGGTAGAGAAGGCAACAAAAATCAATGAAAAGTTAAAGATTCTGTCTCGGCATCAACAAACCCTGATAGATGAGAAGATAAGGTTGCAAAACAGGCTTCGAAAAAGGCTATTAGAAGTATGTCCTGAGATATTAGAGATTGGTGATACAGACAGCAAGAAGATGTTGAGGCTTCTGGTAAGGTATCCTGATTTTTCGAGATATAAG
- a CDS encoding thermonuclease family protein: MLKYLRLAIFFVLILCSACDAQWHYVRWVIDGDSIVLDNGQKVRYLGINAPEIAHEQKPGEPFGKEALHYNIHLVKGKQVRIETDIEPYDRYGRLLGYVFLKDGTFINLEMVKAGYAHVLFLKPHLRYAKKLLAAQQEAMQAKKNIWQILLKESCDYYIGNRRSHKFHRPYCKYGKRISPAYRIIFNRKWDAFYQGYSPCRKCRP, translated from the coding sequence ATGTTAAAATACCTACGCCTGGCCATTTTTTTTGTATTAATCCTATGTTCTGCCTGTGATGCCCAATGGCATTATGTGCGTTGGGTAATAGATGGAGATAGCATTGTATTAGATAATGGACAAAAAGTGAGATACCTTGGAATAAATGCCCCAGAAATTGCTCATGAACAAAAGCCAGGAGAGCCTTTTGGAAAAGAAGCACTCCATTATAATATCCATTTGGTTAAAGGTAAACAGGTGCGGATAGAAACAGATATTGAACCCTATGACCGTTATGGGCGTCTTTTGGGATATGTGTTCTTAAAAGATGGGACATTTATCAATTTAGAGATGGTCAAGGCAGGCTATGCCCATGTGCTTTTCTTAAAACCACATTTGAGATATGCCAAAAAATTATTAGCTGCCCAGCAGGAAGCTATGCAGGCCAAAAAGAATATTTGGCAAATACTTCTTAAAGAGAGTTGTGATTATTATATAGGCAATCGCCGTTCACACAAATTTCATCGTCCTTATTGCAAGTATGGAAAGCGCATCTCACCTGCCTACCGCATAATTTTTAACAGAAAATGGGATGCCTTTTATCAGGGTTATAGTCCTTGTCGTAAATGTAGGCCATGA
- a CDS encoding NUDIX hydrolase: MKRKYPEQPLVGVGGIVFLEDKVLLIKRKNPPGEGEWNIPGGLVKVGETLEEAIVREVEEETGIKISKEGLVEVVERIFPDNAGKIRYHYVIIDFLCHFLKGKAQPQSDALAVQWQPIETLDDLNINAELKKVIKKAYLLWQKR; the protein is encoded by the coding sequence ATGAAGAGAAAATATCCAGAACAACCATTGGTGGGAGTGGGTGGGATAGTATTTTTAGAAGATAAGGTGTTGCTTATTAAACGGAAAAATCCCCCTGGAGAAGGAGAGTGGAACATCCCTGGGGGGTTAGTAAAAGTAGGGGAAACTTTAGAGGAAGCAATAGTGCGGGAAGTAGAAGAAGAGACAGGGATTAAAATCTCTAAGGAAGGTTTAGTAGAGGTGGTAGAACGTATCTTTCCTGATAATGCAGGTAAGATAAGGTATCATTATGTAATCATAGATTTTTTGTGCCATTTTTTAAAAGGAAAGGCCCAACCTCAATCTGATGCCTTAGCGGTGCAATGGCAGCCAATAGAAACATTAGATGACTTAAACATTAATGCAGAATTAAAAAAGGTAATTAAAAAGGCTTATTTATTATGGCAAAAAAGATAA
- the der gene encoding ribosome biogenesis GTPase Der, whose amino-acid sequence MAKKITIALVGRPNVGKSSLFNRLIKKRKAIVDATPGVTRDRLYGEMEWEGKTLTIIDTGGFLPPDEATPILPQVIIQCQKAIVEADVIIFMTDVRTGLTPIDVEIMKYLRKTQKPVLCAVNKVDGEKQLQDLSEFYALGVEKIWPISAIHGHGIYELIEEALTLVSAEETKEEKIPSMAIKVALVGRPNVGKSSLFNRLVGDERSVVSDIPGTTRDTIDTILKYDDKTYLFMDTAGLRRKTRIKTRLERYSVKRALKAIKHTDITLLLLEAPEGITDQDIKIINYAIACGKCILIVVNKWDLMPTTSKFKREYIENIRQRLRFASFLPVITVSALKGEGLKQIFAMLNTLYQEYTLRISTGQLNRFVEEIWGKYQPPLYQNRPIKLYYITQVDIKPPTFVIFTNYPQAIPENYKRFLVNQLHQLGFKYIPLKLLFRERRRS is encoded by the coding sequence ATGGCAAAAAAGATAACTATTGCTTTAGTGGGTCGTCCTAATGTAGGTAAATCTTCCCTATTTAATCGTTTAATAAAAAAGCGTAAGGCCATTGTAGATGCCACTCCTGGAGTGACTAGGGATAGACTTTATGGAGAAATGGAGTGGGAAGGTAAAACCCTAACTATTATTGATACTGGGGGCTTTTTACCTCCAGATGAAGCAACACCTATTTTGCCACAAGTGATTATTCAATGCCAAAAAGCAATTGTTGAAGCAGATGTGATTATTTTTATGACAGATGTTAGGACAGGGCTAACCCCTATAGATGTGGAAATTATGAAGTATTTGAGAAAAACCCAAAAACCGGTATTATGTGCAGTAAATAAAGTAGATGGGGAAAAACAGTTACAGGATTTATCTGAATTTTATGCCTTGGGTGTGGAGAAGATTTGGCCTATTTCAGCCATACATGGACATGGGATATATGAATTAATAGAGGAAGCCTTAACGCTTGTTTCAGCAGAAGAGACAAAAGAAGAAAAAATCCCTTCTATGGCAATCAAAGTGGCTCTAGTGGGCCGTCCCAATGTAGGTAAGTCGTCTTTGTTTAATCGGTTAGTAGGGGATGAACGTAGCGTAGTAAGCGATATCCCAGGAACTACTAGAGACACTATTGACACCATTTTAAAATATGATGATAAAACCTATTTATTTATGGATACTGCTGGATTAAGGCGTAAAACTCGTATTAAAACCCGATTGGAAAGGTATAGTGTAAAAAGGGCCTTAAAGGCTATTAAACATACAGACATCACTTTATTATTGCTAGAGGCCCCTGAGGGGATAACTGACCAAGATATAAAGATTATCAACTATGCTATAGCATGTGGGAAATGTATTCTAATTGTAGTCAACAAATGGGACCTCATGCCTACTACATCTAAATTTAAAAGGGAATACATAGAAAATATTAGACAAAGGTTAAGATTTGCCTCTTTTTTGCCAGTGATCACTGTTTCTGCCTTAAAAGGTGAGGGATTGAAACAGATTTTTGCAATGTTGAATACACTTTATCAAGAATATACTTTGCGAATATCTACTGGTCAGCTCAATCGCTTCGTGGAGGAAATCTGGGGTAAGTATCAACCACCTCTTTATCAAAATCGGCCTATAAAATTATATTATATTACTCAGGTAGATATCAAGCCCCCTACTTTTGTAATCTTTACCAATTATCCTCAAGCAATACCTGAAAATTACAAGCGTTTTTTAGTAAATCAATTACACCAATTGGGTTTTAAATACATTCCTTTGAAATTACTATTTAGGGAAAGGAGAAGAAGCTGA
- a CDS encoding ABC transporter substrate-binding protein, which produces MIGLGCKEKIPPENKLALVIPLSGPLAPWGEACKQAVTLGLKEKNRALQLVVFDNQGDITKTKQIFEGLINDKQILAVIGPLKCSCLESILSLIKKNHIPIISPGCFQEFPQSDGWMVPILKTEDQAKEMALFLNKNYFSWAIFWENTPWSEALSQYLRETVHIKPEFSYSLNSYDISSILPTLKRKKPKAIVCITTPVTGAFIISQIKDTGLDPYFLSPFYFLDPEFKKIAQGTSKKILILTPTLLPKLQEDFNRQFLTHYYVTPNWIATTAYAAIKAITASPILDRKGVKKQLKKTKILKFKLKPLNQES; this is translated from the coding sequence GTGATTGGGTTAGGGTGTAAAGAAAAAATTCCTCCAGAGAACAAATTAGCCTTAGTAATCCCTTTAAGTGGTCCTCTTGCTCCATGGGGTGAGGCCTGCAAACAGGCAGTAACATTGGGATTAAAGGAAAAGAATAGAGCGCTGCAGTTAGTAGTGTTTGACAATCAAGGTGATATCACTAAAACAAAACAGATTTTTGAAGGTTTAATCAATGATAAACAGATTTTGGCCGTTATTGGCCCTTTAAAGTGTAGTTGTTTAGAAAGTATACTTTCTCTTATTAAAAAAAACCATATTCCTATAATTAGCCCTGGTTGCTTTCAGGAATTTCCTCAGTCTGATGGCTGGATGGTGCCTATTTTAAAAACAGAAGACCAGGCAAAAGAGATGGCTCTATTTTTAAATAAAAATTATTTTAGTTGGGCAATTTTTTGGGAAAATACTCCTTGGTCAGAAGCACTAAGTCAATATTTAAGAGAAACAGTCCATATTAAACCTGAATTTAGTTATTCCTTAAATAGCTATGACATTTCTTCTATATTGCCTACTTTGAAGAGAAAGAAACCCAAAGCCATTGTGTGTATTACTACTCCGGTTACAGGGGCATTTATTATTTCCCAAATCAAAGACACCGGCCTTGACCCTTATTTTTTAAGTCCTTTTTATTTTTTAGACCCAGAATTTAAAAAAATTGCCCAAGGGACAAGTAAAAAAATACTCATACTCACACCTACTTTACTTCCTAAATTGCAAGAAGATTTTAATAGGCAATTTTTAACCCATTATTATGTCACCCCTAATTGGATAGCTACCACTGCTTATGCAGCCATAAAGGCAATTACAGCATCTCCTATTTTAGACCGTAAAGGGGTAAAAAAACAACTTAAAAAAACAAAAATTTTAAAATTCAAATTGAAGCCCTTGAACCAAGAAAGTTAA